From the Stigmatella erecta genome, one window contains:
- a CDS encoding DUF4350 domain-containing protein, translating into MRNLRTALFFGLLITLAAALGLVVRQAPPESTVPSVDNPGPLGLRALYLYLKEGGAPVEAHRDSLESLPPDTRTLVLPAPQARAVSPGEVAALERFVRGGGTLVVLVSHAKEQGQPALSLWLELDQGPLLPTRERGLPADTQDLGGTTLDVWLPAGAVHGVKSLRVSRDRGVTVGRPEAVPLAGLENAVGLWRLGLGQGEVYVAAGADLAENRRLELLDNLRFWEALAARGPLRFDEFHHAAAPPPPLSRGIWVFALQCLAVGLLYAVSRGTRFGAPRPLQPVRHRSSLEYARSMGWLARRSRVERELLPELAHGLRQLMHERLGIALTLSEEEAARLLEQRCGIPARHYLEARAQLARALDQPAVTPRDYARIAARYARLEDVITGRASFSPE; encoded by the coding sequence ATGAGGAACCTGCGCACGGCCCTGTTCTTCGGCCTGCTCATCACCCTCGCGGCGGCGCTGGGGCTCGTCGTGCGGCAGGCGCCCCCCGAGTCCACGGTGCCCTCCGTGGACAACCCCGGCCCGCTCGGGCTGCGCGCGCTGTACCTCTACTTGAAGGAGGGCGGCGCCCCGGTGGAGGCCCATCGGGACTCCCTGGAGTCGCTGCCCCCGGACACCCGGACCCTCGTCCTCCCCGCCCCCCAGGCCCGGGCCGTGAGCCCCGGGGAGGTGGCGGCCCTGGAGCGCTTCGTGCGCGGCGGGGGAACGCTCGTCGTCCTCGTCTCGCACGCGAAGGAGCAGGGACAACCCGCGCTGTCGCTGTGGCTGGAGCTGGACCAGGGCCCGCTGCTGCCCACCCGGGAGCGCGGCCTGCCCGCGGACACGCAGGATCTGGGGGGCACCACCCTGGACGTGTGGCTGCCGGCGGGCGCGGTGCACGGGGTGAAGAGCCTCCGGGTCTCCCGGGACCGGGGCGTCACGGTGGGCCGGCCCGAGGCCGTGCCGCTCGCGGGCCTGGAGAACGCCGTGGGGCTGTGGCGGCTGGGCCTGGGCCAGGGCGAGGTGTACGTGGCGGCGGGGGCGGACCTCGCGGAGAACCGGCGCCTGGAGCTGCTGGACAACCTGCGCTTCTGGGAGGCGCTGGCCGCCCGGGGGCCGCTGCGCTTCGACGAGTTCCACCACGCCGCCGCGCCGCCCCCGCCCCTGTCCCGGGGCATCTGGGTGTTCGCGCTCCAGTGCCTGGCGGTGGGCCTGCTCTACGCGGTGTCCCGGGGCACGCGCTTCGGCGCCCCCAGGCCCCTGCAGCCCGTGCGGCACCGCTCGTCGCTCGAGTACGCCCGCTCCATGGGGTGGCTCGCGCGCCGCTCCCGCGTGGAGCGCGAGCTGCTGCCCGAGCTGGCCCACGGCCTGCGCCAGCTCATGCACGAGCGGCTGGGCATCGCCCTCACGCTCTCCGAGGAGGAAGCGGCCCGGCTGCTGGAGCAGCGCTGTGGGATTCCCGCGCGGCACTACCTGGAAGCCCGCGCGCAGCTCGCCCGCGCGCTGGATCAACCGGCCGTGACGCCGCGGGACTATGCCCGCATCGCGGCCCGGTACGCGCGGCTGGAGGATGTCATCACCGGCCGCGCGTCTTTCTCTCCGGAGTGA
- a CDS encoding DUF4129 domain-containing protein, with protein MLTLALPLLLASLPCTDLRDGAQRLEALAADRPDEAAALMRELEARAGGLPLSLPEDRTPEAQAHTGATRLKEACALQDAAALQEPLPAGSRDRLQAILDRPEFAQARRRNSDFVQRLLRELEAWMDGFFQSRGAQGFAVATRAVMLGLALAVILWGLLRLRRWRRPPALAPVAAAGAASPLALDSPREHLQRARAALVPDPREAIRQGLLALLSTLEERRLARPDRVKTNRELAAELPARGAPASLVQEVERLTRWYDQAFYSLSPVPAEEAARFVDEVERLHRSPPGAPA; from the coding sequence GTGCTGACCCTCGCCCTGCCCCTGCTCCTGGCCTCGCTGCCCTGCACGGACCTACGGGACGGCGCGCAGCGGCTCGAAGCGCTCGCCGCGGACCGGCCGGACGAGGCCGCCGCCCTCATGCGGGAGCTCGAGGCGCGCGCGGGAGGCCTCCCCCTGAGCCTCCCCGAGGACAGGACGCCCGAGGCCCAGGCCCACACGGGGGCCACCCGGCTGAAGGAAGCCTGCGCGCTCCAGGACGCCGCGGCCCTCCAGGAGCCCCTCCCCGCGGGCAGCCGGGACCGGCTCCAGGCCATCCTGGACCGTCCCGAGTTCGCCCAGGCCCGCCGCCGCAACTCGGACTTCGTCCAGCGTCTGCTCCGGGAGCTAGAGGCCTGGATGGACGGCTTCTTCCAGTCCCGGGGCGCCCAGGGCTTCGCCGTGGCCACCCGGGCGGTGATGCTGGGGCTGGCGCTGGCCGTCATCCTCTGGGGCCTGTTGCGGCTGCGGCGCTGGCGGCGCCCCCCGGCCCTGGCCCCCGTGGCGGCCGCTGGAGCCGCCTCCCCGCTCGCACTCGACTCCCCGCGCGAGCACCTTCAGCGGGCCCGGGCGGCGCTCGTCCCGGATCCGCGCGAGGCCATCCGCCAGGGACTGCTCGCCCTGCTCTCCACGCTGGAGGAGCGGCGGCTGGCGCGCCCGGACCGGGTGAAGACGAACCGTGAGCTCGCCGCCGAGCTGCCCGCCCGCGGCGCCCCCGCCTCCCTCGTCCAGGAGGTGGAGCGGCTGACCCGCTGGTACGACCAGGCGTTCTACTCGCTGTCCCCCGTGCCCGCCGAGGAGGCCGCCCGCTTCGTGGACGAGGTGGAGCGGCTGCACCGCTCGCCGCCGGGAGCCCCAGCATGA
- a CDS encoding serine/threonine-protein kinase, protein MSRPPEQSPSNPVILFSAGATSYELIQYLGDSSNAEVLLARRRYADTLGSAVLIKRLQGARSAVDRARLLEEFQLIIQLHHPCIAQVYLVRIIDGLPHVVMEHVEGSSLETLLSCAAMRGQPLSEPFAAYVVGEVADALHHAHTLRNRHGPLGIIHRDVGPRNIRVSSRGRVKLTDFAVAFSRMEGRIATVGPLLKGDIAYSAPEYLLLHPLDARSDLFSLGVVLLELVTGKHLLDLEEVELAMRGAGPPSSLQAALRSEEQSWVNPPQMAMRMERFRPEHVERATRDVSAPMRAIIQRLLRRNPAERFQTALELRHELWGFLGGLGRCYGPRDAEQEAAEVHTEALERHGGAQLPEDEAFPGAWSELPRKRTP, encoded by the coding sequence ATGTCCCGACCCCCCGAGCAGTCCCCGTCGAACCCCGTCATCCTCTTCTCCGCTGGAGCCACCTCGTACGAACTCATCCAGTACCTGGGTGACAGCAGCAACGCGGAGGTGTTGCTGGCGCGGCGCCGCTATGCCGACACCCTGGGCAGCGCGGTGCTCATCAAGCGGCTCCAGGGGGCCCGGAGCGCCGTCGACCGCGCGCGGCTCCTGGAGGAGTTCCAGCTCATCATCCAGCTTCACCACCCGTGTATCGCCCAGGTTTACCTCGTGCGCATCATCGACGGCCTGCCCCATGTCGTCATGGAGCACGTGGAGGGCAGCTCGCTGGAGACGCTGCTGAGCTGTGCCGCCATGCGGGGCCAGCCCCTGTCCGAGCCGTTCGCGGCCTACGTCGTGGGGGAGGTGGCCGACGCCCTGCACCATGCCCACACGCTGCGCAACCGCCACGGCCCCCTGGGCATCATCCACCGGGACGTGGGCCCCCGGAACATCCGGGTGAGCAGCCGGGGCCGTGTGAAGCTCACCGACTTCGCGGTGGCCTTCTCGCGGATGGAGGGGCGCATCGCCACCGTGGGGCCCCTGCTCAAGGGGGACATCGCCTACTCGGCGCCGGAGTACCTCCTGCTCCACCCGCTGGATGCCCGCTCGGACCTCTTTTCCCTGGGCGTGGTGCTGCTGGAGCTGGTGACGGGCAAGCACCTGCTGGACCTGGAGGAGGTGGAGCTGGCCATGCGGGGGGCGGGGCCGCCCTCGTCCCTCCAGGCCGCGCTGCGCAGCGAGGAGCAGAGCTGGGTCAACCCGCCGCAGATGGCCATGCGCATGGAGCGCTTCCGTCCGGAGCACGTGGAGCGGGCCACCCGGGACGTCTCCGCGCCCATGCGCGCCATCATCCAGCGCCTGCTGCGGCGCAACCCCGCCGAGCGGTTCCAGACGGCCCTGGAGCTGCGCCATGAGCTGTGGGGGTTCCTCGGGGGACTCGGGCGCTGCTATGGCCCCCGGGACGCGGAGCAGGAAGCCGCCGAGGTTCACACCGAGGCCCTGGAGCGCCATGGCGGCGCCCAGCTTCCCGAGGACGAGGCCTTCCCGGGCGCCTGGTCCGAGCTGCCCCGCAAACGCACGCCGTGA
- a CDS encoding dipeptidase, with amino-acid sequence MGDVNELHRRWCIADGHADSLMWNRDLCVRSQEGHVDFPRLHEAGVKLQCFTLVTRGFPFVGGFPVFAAWRGWPRQARSSEWHRALWQIEQLEAFCGRSEGRVAVTRTAAALEENLAQGRLSAILGVEGGHALEGQVARIAELHARGVRFMGLTHLSNNALGGSSFPMMGNRGLTPLGREVVEEMTRVGMSVDVAHASERTLEELFTLSPSVRFFSSHTGVRGAGGGWRNLSDASLRCIAERGGVVGIILAPVYLGGDTLEDVARHIEHALSVMGEEGVAIGSDYDGMVALPKGMRDVTDLPRLTEVLLRRHPEARVERILGGNFRRFFRETLGG; translated from the coding sequence ATGGGCGACGTGAACGAACTCCATCGGCGCTGGTGCATCGCGGACGGTCATGCGGATTCGCTCATGTGGAACCGCGATCTGTGTGTCCGGTCCCAGGAAGGGCACGTGGACTTTCCCCGGCTTCACGAGGCCGGGGTGAAATTGCAGTGCTTCACCCTCGTCACGCGGGGCTTCCCGTTCGTGGGCGGCTTTCCCGTGTTCGCCGCCTGGCGGGGCTGGCCCCGGCAGGCCCGCTCCAGCGAGTGGCACCGGGCCCTCTGGCAGATTGAGCAGCTGGAGGCCTTCTGCGGCCGCTCCGAGGGGCGGGTAGCGGTGACCCGCACCGCCGCGGCCCTGGAGGAGAACCTCGCGCAGGGGCGCCTGTCGGCCATCCTCGGGGTGGAGGGCGGCCACGCGCTGGAGGGGCAGGTGGCGCGCATCGCGGAGCTGCACGCGCGCGGGGTGCGCTTCATGGGGCTCACCCACCTGTCCAACAACGCGCTGGGCGGCTCCTCGTTTCCCATGATGGGCAACCGGGGGCTCACCCCGCTGGGGCGCGAGGTGGTGGAGGAGATGACGCGCGTGGGCATGAGCGTGGATGTGGCGCATGCCTCCGAGCGCACCCTGGAGGAGCTGTTCACCCTGTCGCCCTCGGTGCGGTTCTTCTCCTCGCACACGGGCGTGCGGGGCGCGGGCGGCGGGTGGCGCAACCTCTCGGATGCGTCCTTGCGGTGCATCGCGGAGCGGGGCGGGGTGGTGGGCATCATCCTGGCGCCCGTGTACCTGGGGGGAGACACCCTGGAGGATGTGGCCCGGCACATCGAGCATGCGCTGAGCGTCATGGGGGAGGAGGGGGTGGCGATTGGCTCCGACTATGACGGGATGGTGGCGCTGCCCAAGGGCATGCGGGACGTGACGGACCTGCCCCGCCTCACCGAGGTGCTGCTGCGGCGCCACCCGGAGGCCCGGGTGGAGCGCATCCTGGGGGGAAACTTCCGGCGGTTCTTCCGGGAGACGCTCGGCGGTTGA
- a CDS encoding N,N-dimethylformamidase beta subunit family domain-containing protein codes for MVGWTPWGVLVWVLGACSVPDKPSERFEPPVAASVAWRQAGPAAELQVPAVRFVRAKASEARQARRGDASWRRGKPAKPEELDVHVSLSSAQWGEPVTVKVSTPGAADLRVEVFRQGFYGGAGALKVWDGGSRKAATAAPCPRVQDVAVRPCPAQETFSFTVEKDWSPGLYLVKVTRADGVRSLHSLLVKARPAAAPQT; via the coding sequence ATGGTGGGGTGGACCCCGTGGGGGGTGTTGGTGTGGGTGTTGGGGGCGTGTTCGGTTCCGGACAAGCCTTCCGAGCGTTTCGAGCCTCCGGTGGCCGCGTCCGTGGCCTGGAGGCAGGCCGGGCCTGCGGCCGAGTTGCAAGTACCGGCGGTGCGGTTCGTTCGTGCCAAGGCCTCCGAGGCCAGGCAGGCCCGCCGGGGAGATGCGTCCTGGCGCCGCGGCAAGCCCGCGAAGCCCGAGGAGCTCGATGTCCACGTCTCCCTGAGTTCCGCGCAGTGGGGCGAGCCCGTGACGGTGAAGGTGTCCACCCCGGGTGCCGCGGACCTGCGCGTGGAGGTGTTCCGCCAGGGGTTCTATGGCGGCGCGGGGGCCCTCAAGGTGTGGGACGGGGGCTCGCGGAAGGCGGCCACGGCCGCGCCCTGTCCCCGGGTCCAGGACGTGGCCGTGCGCCCGTGTCCGGCGCAGGAGACGTTCTCCTTCACGGTGGAGAAGGACTGGAGCCCTGGGCTCTACCTGGTGAAGGTGACGCGCGCGGATGGGGTGCGGAGCCTGCACTCGCTGCTGGTCAAGGCGCGGCCGGCCGCGGCCCCGCAGACGTAA
- a CDS encoding cupin domain-containing protein, whose translation MTTHKPARKPIVLTPGEGRQYPMGRISAVFKADGDETAQAYSISEWWLEPNTQGPGEHSHPEDDVFFVIEGTMSILVGKKWIDAPTGSFVLVPGGVPHDFENRSPQRAGMINFTPGVFEPEMEGIAQWFKQHPPGDAR comes from the coding sequence ATGACCACACACAAGCCGGCGCGCAAGCCCATCGTTCTCACCCCCGGTGAGGGACGTCAGTATCCGATGGGAAGAATCAGCGCCGTGTTCAAGGCCGACGGCGACGAGACGGCGCAGGCCTACTCCATCTCCGAATGGTGGCTCGAGCCGAACACCCAGGGCCCCGGTGAGCACTCGCACCCGGAGGACGATGTGTTCTTCGTCATCGAAGGCACGATGAGCATCCTCGTCGGCAAGAAGTGGATCGATGCGCCCACCGGTTCCTTCGTGCTCGTGCCTGGCGGGGTGCCTCACGACTTCGAGAACCGGAGCCCGCAACGCGCGGGGATGATCAACTTCACCCCGGGCGTCTTCGAGCCCGAGATGGAGGGCATCGCCCAGTGGTTCAAGCAGCATCCCCCAGGCGATGCGCGGTAG
- a CDS encoding alpha/beta fold hydrolase has protein sequence MLTVTVDGVPLRYRDVGQGLPVLLLHAFPLNGAAFDAQVAALPGRYRFIVPDQRGFGQSGQGEGPSEMALLARDALALLDALKIDTAVVGGVSMGGYVAMALLREDAGRVRGLVLADTQATADDEAGRARREASAVEALDKGIEPLVQTLLPRLVAAGPDSPVGQQVAALMRAAPPAAVAAAQRGMALRHDSKDVLARYAGPALVVVGEQDAVTPPEKAQQLAGLISGAQLEVIPGAGHLANQEQPERFNAVLDRFLGALSP, from the coding sequence GTGCTGACTGTGACCGTGGATGGAGTTCCCCTGCGCTACCGCGACGTGGGCCAGGGCCTGCCCGTCCTGCTGCTCCACGCCTTTCCCCTGAATGGCGCGGCGTTCGACGCGCAGGTGGCCGCGCTGCCGGGGCGCTACCGCTTCATCGTCCCGGACCAGCGGGGCTTCGGGCAGAGCGGCCAGGGCGAGGGGCCCTCGGAGATGGCCCTCCTGGCGCGCGATGCCCTGGCGTTGCTGGACGCGCTGAAGATCGACACGGCGGTGGTGGGTGGGGTGTCCATGGGCGGGTATGTGGCCATGGCGCTCCTGCGCGAGGACGCGGGGCGGGTGCGCGGGCTGGTGCTCGCGGACACCCAGGCCACCGCGGATGACGAGGCGGGCCGGGCCCGGCGCGAGGCCTCCGCCGTGGAGGCGCTGGACAAGGGCATCGAGCCGCTCGTGCAGACCCTGCTGCCGCGCCTGGTGGCCGCCGGGCCGGACTCCCCCGTGGGCCAGCAGGTGGCGGCGCTGATGCGGGCGGCCCCGCCCGCCGCCGTGGCGGCCGCTCAGCGGGGCATGGCCTTGCGGCACGACAGCAAGGATGTCCTCGCGCGCTACGCGGGCCCCGCGCTCGTGGTGGTGGGCGAACAGGACGCGGTGACACCGCCCGAGAAGGCCCAGCAGCTCGCGGGCCTCATCTCGGGCGCCCAGCTGGAAGTCATCCCGGGCGCGGGCCACCTGGCCAACCAGGAGCAGCCCGAGCGGTTCAACGCGGTGCTCGACCGCTTCCTGGGTGCCCTCTCCCCTTGA
- the corA gene encoding magnesium/cobalt transporter CorA, which produces MKVQVCLLQEGRVLSGGEELLEQPGTKWIDVLTPGEEGMRRLAERFRLHKLAVEDCLHLDQRPKLEAYPEHHFVVLQGFTTGKDICDLTLHEHHFFLGPGWLISVHEFPFDAHDEVRRRVEADPPATLGRGADFILYMLADTLVDRQFPILDAFSEELENLETAIFEQPDRAQLQRIFELKRMLVHFRRVLSPQRDVVGLLSRGGIPPIQERTTLYFRDVYDHLIRVYEQIDSGRDILGNAMDGYLSMVANKTNDITKQLTIFATLFLPLSFIVGFFGQNFDALSGRGYYYAMWGLLVAFPLALVGWFKHKKWL; this is translated from the coding sequence ATGAAGGTCCAGGTCTGCCTCCTCCAAGAGGGCCGGGTACTCAGCGGGGGCGAAGAGCTCCTGGAGCAGCCCGGCACCAAGTGGATCGACGTCCTCACCCCGGGGGAGGAGGGCATGCGCCGGCTCGCCGAGCGCTTCCGCCTCCACAAGCTGGCCGTCGAGGACTGCCTCCACCTGGACCAGCGCCCCAAGCTCGAGGCCTACCCCGAGCACCACTTCGTCGTCCTGCAGGGCTTCACCACCGGCAAGGACATCTGCGACCTGACCCTACACGAGCACCACTTCTTCCTCGGGCCCGGCTGGCTCATCAGCGTTCACGAATTCCCGTTCGATGCCCACGACGAGGTGCGCCGCCGCGTGGAGGCCGACCCCCCGGCGACGCTCGGGCGCGGGGCGGACTTCATCCTCTACATGCTGGCGGACACGCTGGTGGACCGGCAGTTCCCCATCCTGGATGCCTTCAGCGAAGAGCTGGAGAACCTGGAGACGGCCATCTTCGAGCAGCCGGACCGGGCGCAGCTGCAGCGCATCTTCGAGCTCAAGCGCATGCTGGTGCATTTCCGCCGGGTGCTCTCGCCACAGCGGGACGTGGTGGGGCTGCTGTCGCGCGGCGGCATCCCCCCCATCCAGGAGCGCACCACGCTGTACTTCCGGGACGTGTACGATCACCTCATCCGGGTGTACGAGCAGATCGACTCCGGGCGCGACATCCTCGGCAACGCGATGGACGGCTACCTGTCCATGGTGGCCAACAAGACGAACGACATCACCAAGCAGCTCACCATCTTCGCCACCCTCTTCCTGCCCCTGTCCTTCATCGTCGGCTTCTTCGGCCAGAACTTCGATGCACTCTCGGGGCGCGGCTACTACTACGCGATGTGGGGCCTGCTCGTGGCGTTCCCGCTCGCGCTCGTCGGCTGGTTCAAACACAAGAAGTGGCTCTGA